Proteins found in one Lutimonas zeaxanthinifaciens genomic segment:
- the gldJ gene encoding gliding motility lipoprotein GldJ: MKKFSSNKVLLILFSAVLLTSCSKSNKSVSTLTGWEYNNPKYGGFQANSNYREQGPPPGMVLIEGGTFTMGSVQDDVMFDWNTTPVKQQVRSFYMDEAEVTNIEYLLYLQYLEKVFPPSDDTYRKIYQAALPDTLVWRNTLGYNELLTENYLRHPAYAEYPVVGVSWRQASEYCKWRTDRVNEKILIDKGVLHTLFDMDSLKVEGANRFDTETYLTNPNLLFDGDSTIYYKGIKDFSKKEKKTEGSFTGRHVKTSDGILAQRFRLPTEAEWEYAAKAEIENREYNSIRGRKKYSWNGNSTREQSRRYRGDQMANFKQGKGDYSGLAGWSNDGADITMRIKSYKPNAFGLYDMSGNVAEWVADVYRPIIDNDANDFSYFRGNVFNKKQIDKEGNVVVVDYNTVEFDTLDNGRIVPRDLPGSVKYVPVTKRDAFMRNNYEKAYNIDNRDGDLASTKQFFRDEDDSDEKPRMYNSPKIPRQIGESGLIIQQYDTKTRTTLISDQTRVFKGGSWKDRAYWMDPAQRRYLPEYMATNYIGFRCATDKLGQMSYSRRRKQSK, encoded by the coding sequence ATGAAAAAGTTTAGCAGTAACAAAGTACTACTCATATTGTTTTCAGCCGTTCTTCTTACGAGCTGTTCCAAAAGTAATAAGAGTGTTTCCACTTTAACCGGTTGGGAGTATAACAACCCTAAATATGGTGGGTTTCAGGCCAATTCGAATTATCGTGAGCAAGGGCCGCCTCCGGGGATGGTTTTAATTGAAGGAGGTACCTTTACCATGGGTAGTGTTCAGGATGATGTGATGTTTGATTGGAATACGACGCCGGTAAAACAACAGGTGAGGTCATTCTATATGGATGAAGCTGAGGTTACCAATATAGAATATTTACTTTATCTTCAATATCTGGAGAAAGTTTTCCCGCCATCTGACGATACGTACAGAAAGATCTATCAGGCAGCATTGCCGGATACTTTGGTTTGGAGAAATACATTAGGATACAATGAATTATTGACTGAAAACTATTTAAGGCACCCAGCCTACGCCGAATATCCGGTTGTGGGAGTTTCCTGGAGACAGGCTTCGGAATATTGTAAGTGGAGAACGGACCGGGTTAATGAAAAAATCCTGATTGACAAAGGTGTTCTTCATACCTTGTTTGACATGGATTCCCTAAAAGTTGAAGGTGCCAATAGATTTGATACGGAAACCTATTTAACAAATCCTAACTTGTTATTTGATGGAGATTCAACGATCTACTACAAAGGAATTAAAGACTTTTCAAAAAAGGAGAAGAAAACGGAAGGATCGTTTACCGGACGTCATGTGAAAACATCTGATGGTATTCTTGCTCAGCGATTCAGGCTTCCAACAGAGGCGGAATGGGAATACGCTGCGAAGGCTGAAATTGAAAACAGAGAGTACAACTCGATTCGAGGAAGAAAGAAATATTCGTGGAATGGAAATTCTACTCGTGAACAATCGAGAAGATACAGAGGAGACCAAATGGCCAACTTTAAACAAGGTAAAGGAGATTATAGTGGTCTAGCCGGATGGAGCAATGACGGTGCGGATATCACAATGAGAATCAAATCATATAAGCCAAATGCTTTCGGACTTTACGACATGAGTGGTAACGTTGCTGAATGGGTGGCTGATGTCTACAGACCAATTATTGATAACGATGCGAACGATTTCAGTTACTTCAGAGGAAATGTTTTTAACAAAAAGCAGATTGATAAGGAAGGAAATGTGGTAGTTGTTGATTACAATACGGTAGAATTCGATACCCTTGATAACGGTAGAATTGTTCCCAGAGACCTTCCCGGTAGCGTAAAATATGTACCGGTTACCAAGAGAGACGCATTTATGAGAAACAATTATGAGAAAGCTTATAATATTGATAATCGTGACGGGGACCTTGCATCGACAAAACAATTCTTCAGAGATGAAGACGATTCAGATGAAAAACCAAGAATGTACAATTCACCGAAAATACCAAGGCAAATTGGAGAAAGCGGATTGATCATTCAGCAATATGATACCAAAACCAGAACTACATTGATCAGCGACCAGACGAGAGTATTCAAAGGTGGTTCATGGAAAGACAGAGCATACTGGATGGATCCTGCTCAAAGAAGGTATCTTCCTGAATATATGGCAACGAACTATATTGGATTCAGATGCGCCACAGACAAATTGGGTCAGATGTCTTATTCAAGAAGAAGAAAACAATCAAAATAG
- a CDS encoding DNA-3-methyladenine glycosylase family protein → MIKNLEVQIRPKPDTDIYHSLLESIVSQQLSTKVVQVIWRRFTGLFIDGYPDAESLLIKEHEVLRGIGLSNSKANYVKNVAEFSLKNDMSFDFLQQKRDEEIIDYLSQIKGVGRWTVQMILMFPMDRPNVFPVDDLGIQNAMKKLYGLELEKKELKLKMIEIASGWHPYRSLATKYLWKYLGT, encoded by the coding sequence ATGATCAAAAACCTCGAAGTTCAGATACGCCCCAAACCTGATACAGATATTTATCACTCACTGCTTGAATCTATTGTTTCTCAGCAATTATCAACAAAAGTCGTTCAGGTTATCTGGAGACGTTTTACCGGCCTTTTTATTGATGGCTATCCGGATGCAGAAAGTTTGTTGATCAAGGAACATGAAGTATTACGAGGAATCGGATTGTCGAACAGCAAGGCCAATTATGTCAAAAATGTCGCTGAGTTTAGTTTAAAGAATGATATGAGTTTCGATTTTCTTCAGCAAAAGCGGGATGAAGAGATAATAGACTATCTGAGTCAGATCAAAGGGGTGGGAAGATGGACCGTTCAGATGATATTGATGTTTCCGATGGATCGCCCCAATGTTTTTCCTGTCGATGACCTTGGAATCCAAAATGCGATGAAAAAGCTTTATGGCCTGGAACTTGAAAAGAAAGAATTAAAGTTGAAAATGATTGAAATCGCTTCGGGATGGCATCCTTACAGGAGTCTTGCGACTAAGTACTTGTGGAAATATCTCGGCACCTGA
- a CDS encoding 3-oxoacyl-ACP synthase III family protein produces the protein MGTIITGTGSYIPELIKSNAHFMSNDFYADNNDPLTDDNEVIIRKFKDITGIEERRYLSKELSSSDAAAIAGRKAIDAANIDPESIDQIIVAHNFGNLAHDSNQSDMLPSVGSKVKHLLGIDNPDCVAYDVIFGCPGWVQGMIQADIFIKAGVAQKCLVIGSETLSRIIDPHDRDSMIYSDGAGACVVEKRDKTGKGILSHASQTFTTDESNYIYFGESNKLESNGNAKFLKMHGRKIYEFALNKVPAAMKSALDQSGIPIEKIKKILIHQANEKMDEAIIKRFYRLFKTNVPKGIMPMSINKLGNSSVATVPTLLDLILNENLEDHKIEEGDAVILASVGAGMNINAIVYQF, from the coding sequence ATGGGCACCATCATAACAGGTACCGGTAGTTATATTCCAGAGTTGATAAAATCAAATGCACATTTTATGTCCAATGATTTTTACGCTGATAACAACGATCCTTTAACAGACGACAATGAAGTTATTATCAGAAAATTCAAGGATATAACCGGAATTGAAGAAAGAAGGTATTTATCTAAGGAACTCAGTAGTAGCGACGCAGCCGCGATTGCGGGAAGAAAAGCCATAGATGCGGCAAACATTGACCCGGAATCTATCGATCAGATCATTGTAGCCCATAATTTTGGGAACCTTGCCCACGATTCGAATCAGTCCGATATGCTGCCCAGTGTTGGCTCTAAGGTAAAGCATCTTTTAGGAATTGACAACCCTGATTGCGTTGCTTATGACGTGATCTTCGGTTGCCCGGGATGGGTGCAGGGAATGATTCAGGCCGATATTTTTATCAAAGCTGGTGTAGCTCAAAAGTGTTTGGTGATTGGGTCAGAAACGCTTTCACGGATAATTGATCCACATGACAGGGATTCCATGATCTATTCGGATGGTGCAGGAGCCTGTGTCGTTGAGAAAAGAGATAAAACGGGTAAGGGAATCTTAAGTCATGCAAGCCAGACCTTTACTACGGATGAATCGAATTACATCTATTTTGGAGAATCCAATAAACTGGAAAGTAACGGAAATGCGAAATTTCTGAAAATGCACGGCCGTAAGATCTATGAATTTGCCTTGAACAAGGTTCCTGCCGCCATGAAATCTGCACTCGATCAATCCGGTATTCCCATAGAAAAGATCAAAAAAATTCTTATCCATCAGGCCAATGAAAAAATGGATGAAGCCATAATCAAACGATTTTATAGACTTTTCAAAACAAACGTGCCTAAAGGAATCATGCCGATGAGTATCAACAAATTAGGAAATAGTTCTGTTGCGACCGTGCCAACTTTACTGGATCTTATCCTGAATGAGAACCTTGAAGATCACAAAATTGAAGAAGGTGACGCCGTGATTCTTGCTTCAGTTGGAGCAGGGATGAACATCAATGCCATTGTTTACCAGTTTTAA
- a CDS encoding group III truncated hemoglobin gives MKDIESREDLFVIVTDFYRFLFQSQVLHHFFLKFKDSEVLDDHLKILVDFWDNTLFYSGTYTKNAMKPHLILNERNPIKPVHFEEWILLFNKAVDSKFQGVNAETLKNRASSIATVMNLKISQK, from the coding sequence ATGAAAGATATTGAATCAAGAGAAGATCTTTTTGTTATCGTTACCGATTTTTATCGGTTTCTTTTCCAAAGCCAGGTTCTGCATCACTTTTTTTTAAAGTTCAAAGATTCGGAGGTTTTGGATGATCATCTCAAAATTCTTGTGGATTTCTGGGATAATACACTTTTCTATTCAGGGACCTATACCAAAAATGCAATGAAACCTCATCTTATTCTGAATGAGAGAAATCCAATAAAGCCAGTTCATTTTGAAGAATGGATCTTACTTTTTAATAAAGCGGTCGACAGTAAGTTTCAGGGAGTTAATGCTGAAACCTTAAAAAACAGGGCATCATCAATAGCGACAGTCATGAACTTAAAGATTTCACAGAAATAG
- the porV gene encoding type IX secretion system outer membrane channel protein PorV, whose product MKKLSLIAIATFLGLFSSYAQDEVNPITTAAPFLLIAPDARAGGLADMGGATSSDASSLHYNAAKYAFSESQWQIGLNYTPWLRNLTNDVSLTSLFVSNKINERSAWATSLTYFSLGSIELTDGSGISLGSENPNEFAIDGAYSLKLSEVISMAVGLRFIHSDLAVRVDNSEIQTVNTFAVDVSMFYQSEEKNYNNFNGRWRAGVNISNIGPKVELVLGGDESFIPTNLKMAGGFDFILDNSNTITANLELNKLLVPTPPIRDNATGEIIAGRDDNVNFLTGMVQSWYDAPRGFEEEMEEFIWAVSGEYLYNEVFSVRAGYFHESANKGNRQFFTLGTGFKFRSTTLDVSYLINASDVNNPLESTLRFSLTINLGDSYAYF is encoded by the coding sequence ATGAAAAAACTAAGTCTAATTGCCATCGCTACTTTTCTAGGACTTTTCAGTTCTTATGCTCAAGACGAAGTAAATCCAATTACAACCGCAGCTCCATTTTTATTGATTGCACCTGATGCTCGTGCAGGCGGACTGGCTGATATGGGTGGTGCTACCTCTTCAGATGCTAGCTCTTTGCATTACAATGCAGCCAAATATGCTTTTTCTGAATCACAGTGGCAAATAGGATTAAATTATACCCCCTGGCTTCGTAATTTGACAAATGATGTGAGTTTAACCAGTTTGTTTGTATCGAATAAAATAAATGAAAGAAGTGCATGGGCAACCAGCCTCACCTATTTTTCTTTGGGATCGATTGAACTAACGGATGGTTCAGGCATATCACTGGGATCCGAAAATCCAAATGAATTCGCTATTGACGGTGCCTATTCACTAAAATTAAGTGAAGTGATTTCTATGGCGGTCGGATTGCGTTTTATTCATTCAGACCTTGCCGTTAGGGTCGATAATTCTGAAATTCAAACCGTGAATACTTTTGCGGTTGATGTTTCCATGTTCTATCAAAGCGAGGAAAAAAATTATAACAATTTTAATGGAAGATGGAGAGCCGGCGTTAATATATCGAACATAGGGCCTAAGGTAGAACTTGTTTTGGGAGGGGATGAAAGTTTTATCCCTACGAATCTAAAAATGGCCGGAGGATTCGATTTTATCCTGGATAATTCAAATACGATAACGGCGAATCTTGAACTGAACAAGTTATTGGTCCCAACACCCCCTATTAGAGACAACGCCACAGGAGAAATCATTGCGGGAAGAGACGATAATGTGAATTTTCTTACCGGTATGGTTCAATCCTGGTACGATGCTCCAAGGGGCTTTGAAGAGGAAATGGAAGAGTTTATCTGGGCAGTTAGTGGAGAATATCTTTACAATGAAGTGTTTTCAGTAAGAGCGGGATATTTCCATGAATCTGCTAATAAAGGGAACCGTCAGTTCTTTACCTTAGGAACCGGTTTCAAATTTAGAAGCACCACTCTTGACGTTTCTTATTTGATCAATGCCTCGGATGTCAATAATCCATTAGAAAGTACGCTAAGATTTTCATTGACAATTAACCTGGGTGATTCCTACGCTTATTTCTAA
- the porU gene encoding type IX secretion system sortase PorU, with protein sequence MSFKKYILFCFVALYTLQSVGQNSSSKSFDLIWDDQKTVKLNESKSVVLPLVEGNFFDAKNLPTYTQVFNVQNNTIVHEYQIKNVKFSTLSDRYLGGIVKTDIPSEIKSELSLGKSANMNKVILQLTPLINNNGTIQKITSFTLAYTLKERTTNIVSSENRNSLKSNRSVLSTGNWFKFRIDTTGIFKIDRELLEKIGVSTSGLDPRNIRIYGNGGKMLPQLNSEFRYEDLQENSIFISGEEDGVFDSEDYILFFGQGPHHWELNSDDFLSSEHKYNIYSDFSYYFITTDLGNGKRVQTKNQIEIPAQEQIRAYERYDFYELDEVNLFANGQQWLGEDFSFESSQKFLFDFDDLLPNEELSVRVRGVATSTSNTSMDITLNNQDLMSLSYSAIANNSITRATSDDRRATTLVNGDQIEIGITYNNSGNPSSRAYLDFIEVIGKCELVWQGRQFSFRNSEASDPGSIYEYVIRNASGAAQVWDLNDPLHPKKIENQDSGNNFIFKTQGQDSYFLLHGTDDYFIPEAIEDNVVPNQNLHGLRDLDYIVITPDYLKSEAERLTEHHSNVSGFITGVIDLNEIFNEFGSGSPDLTAIRDFIRFLYLNASGNETRIKYVCLFGDASFDFKDRITDNNNIVPAFQSYESFNLATAYVTDDYFGMMDEAEGELRSSDMQDVAMGRLPVSSPKQARELVDKTLSYYAAEALGSWRNKLTFIADDPDNSGEFVLQKALDLITEDIEENKPSFNIKKIYADAHQQVSTAGGERYPTVNEAINNAVETGTLMIDYFGHGGVNGWAEERILEVPQIQSWNNSNTLPLLVTVTCEFARFDNPIRPTAGEYTLWNAGGGASHLISTTREIFISVGEVFNRNLIKNLLGFEGQDYSISEALMYAKHESFTSQRFFVYSFGDPAMKMAQVKPNIEITKMNGTNLSQKRDTLKALSRIQFEGRITDENNQPLNNFNGTLNATIYDKPLNKTTLDNDNLGKKMPFTAVESKIFSGRSSVNNGKFQLDFIVPKDIRIAYGNAKISLYGENNLSDRNGADLSITIGGIDQNAPEDSQGPEIRLFMNDESFVDGGNTSESPVLYAILEDDSGINTSITAVDHDIIAILDDDNNNPYVLNDYYETELDNFKKGKVKFPFRDLEPGLHTIKFKCWDTYNNPSESTLSFIVVNDNDLILSNVLNYPNPFINYTEFWFNHNKPNEPLDVQVQIFTVSGKLIKTLHRSVQSDGLLSRDISWDGLDDFGNKIGKGVYVYKLHVRSQITTAQAEKFEKLVILQ encoded by the coding sequence ATGTCTTTCAAAAAGTATATTCTTTTTTGTTTTGTTGCATTGTACACTTTGCAATCCGTTGGTCAAAATTCATCTTCAAAATCATTTGATCTCATTTGGGATGATCAAAAAACCGTAAAATTAAACGAATCGAAGTCCGTTGTTTTACCCTTGGTTGAAGGAAACTTTTTCGACGCAAAAAACCTTCCAACATATACTCAAGTATTTAACGTGCAAAACAACACAATCGTACATGAATACCAAATAAAAAATGTTAAATTTTCGACGCTGTCTGATCGATATCTTGGAGGAATCGTTAAAACTGACATTCCATCAGAAATTAAAAGTGAATTATCCTTAGGGAAATCAGCAAATATGAACAAGGTCATTCTGCAATTAACGCCTTTGATCAATAATAACGGTACGATTCAAAAAATCACCTCCTTTACTTTGGCCTATACCCTAAAAGAACGTACGACGAACATTGTTAGTTCAGAGAATAGAAACAGCTTAAAATCAAATCGTTCCGTACTTTCAACCGGAAACTGGTTTAAATTTAGGATAGACACAACCGGAATTTTTAAAATCGATCGAGAACTTCTGGAGAAAATAGGCGTATCCACCTCGGGGCTTGATCCAAGAAATATCAGAATTTATGGCAATGGTGGGAAAATGCTTCCGCAGCTCAATAGTGAATTCAGATATGAGGATTTACAGGAAAATTCAATCTTTATAAGTGGTGAGGAAGACGGGGTTTTCGATTCGGAGGATTATATCCTTTTTTTCGGGCAGGGACCTCATCATTGGGAACTGAACTCAGATGACTTTCTCTCCTCAGAACATAAATACAATATCTACAGTGATTTTAGTTACTACTTTATAACCACGGATCTTGGCAACGGTAAACGGGTACAAACTAAAAATCAAATTGAAATTCCCGCTCAGGAACAGATCAGAGCCTATGAAAGGTATGACTTCTACGAGTTGGATGAGGTTAATTTGTTTGCCAATGGCCAGCAATGGCTGGGGGAAGATTTTAGTTTTGAATCGTCACAAAAATTCCTTTTTGATTTTGATGATCTTCTTCCAAATGAAGAATTAAGTGTAAGAGTGAGAGGCGTGGCAACGTCGACAAGTAATACCTCCATGGACATCACTTTAAACAATCAGGACTTGATGTCTCTCAGCTATTCAGCGATTGCAAACAACAGTATTACCAGGGCCACTTCGGATGACAGAAGAGCTACCACACTCGTAAATGGTGATCAGATCGAGATTGGAATTACCTATAACAATTCGGGAAATCCTTCATCAAGGGCTTATTTAGACTTTATCGAGGTAATTGGAAAATGTGAACTGGTTTGGCAAGGACGTCAATTTTCTTTTCGAAATTCCGAAGCATCGGATCCGGGGAGCATCTATGAGTACGTTATCAGAAATGCCTCCGGAGCAGCTCAGGTCTGGGACCTGAATGATCCTTTACATCCGAAAAAAATCGAAAATCAGGATTCCGGAAACAATTTCATTTTCAAAACACAGGGCCAGGATAGCTATTTTCTTCTGCATGGAACAGATGATTATTTTATCCCTGAAGCAATTGAGGACAATGTAGTACCCAATCAAAATCTGCATGGCCTGAGGGATCTGGATTATATTGTGATTACTCCTGATTATCTTAAATCAGAGGCTGAACGCCTTACAGAACATCATTCCAATGTATCAGGCTTTATCACCGGTGTTATCGATTTAAATGAAATTTTCAACGAATTCGGATCAGGATCTCCCGATCTGACAGCGATCCGTGATTTTATAAGATTCCTATACCTAAACGCCTCCGGCAACGAGACGAGGATCAAATATGTATGTCTTTTTGGAGATGCTTCCTTTGATTTTAAGGACAGAATAACTGATAATAACAATATCGTACCGGCATTTCAATCCTATGAGAGCTTTAATCTGGCAACAGCTTATGTTACAGACGATTATTTTGGCATGATGGATGAAGCGGAAGGTGAACTCAGGAGCTCTGACATGCAGGATGTTGCAATGGGAAGGTTACCTGTATCTTCGCCCAAGCAGGCACGAGAACTTGTGGATAAAACGCTAAGTTATTACGCTGCTGAAGCTCTGGGTAGCTGGCGAAACAAATTGACATTTATAGCCGACGATCCCGATAATTCCGGAGAGTTCGTCCTTCAAAAGGCCCTGGATCTTATTACTGAAGACATCGAAGAAAACAAACCTTCTTTTAACATTAAAAAAATCTATGCGGATGCCCATCAGCAAGTATCAACCGCAGGTGGTGAAAGGTATCCGACCGTCAATGAAGCAATCAATAATGCAGTTGAAACAGGAACGCTGATGATCGACTATTTTGGTCATGGAGGAGTTAACGGATGGGCAGAAGAAAGGATTTTGGAAGTACCACAAATTCAGAGCTGGAATAATTCAAATACCCTACCCCTATTGGTTACGGTGACTTGTGAGTTCGCCAGATTCGACAATCCGATTAGGCCAACTGCGGGAGAATATACTTTATGGAATGCCGGAGGTGGAGCCTCTCACCTGATCTCGACTACGCGTGAAATATTTATTAGCGTAGGAGAGGTTTTTAACAGAAACCTGATTAAAAATCTTCTCGGGTTTGAAGGTCAGGATTACAGTATTTCAGAAGCTTTGATGTATGCCAAACACGAATCCTTTACCTCACAGCGTTTTTTTGTTTATAGTTTTGGTGATCCTGCAATGAAAATGGCTCAGGTAAAACCGAATATTGAGATAACCAAAATGAACGGTACCAATCTCAGCCAAAAACGAGATACCTTAAAAGCACTTTCAAGAATACAATTCGAAGGAAGGATTACTGATGAAAACAACCAGCCATTAAATAATTTTAACGGGACCCTGAACGCGACCATTTATGATAAACCTCTGAACAAAACAACTCTTGACAATGACAATCTTGGTAAAAAGATGCCTTTTACGGCTGTTGAGAGTAAAATATTCAGCGGCAGGTCATCGGTTAACAACGGGAAGTTTCAATTAGATTTTATTGTACCCAAAGATATTCGAATTGCCTACGGAAATGCCAAAATTAGCTTATACGGCGAAAATAATTTATCAGATAGAAACGGAGCGGACCTTAGTATTACCATAGGCGGAATTGATCAAAATGCACCCGAAGACTCACAAGGGCCCGAAATAAGGCTCTTTATGAATGATGAATCCTTTGTGGACGGAGGTAATACGAGCGAGTCACCGGTACTTTATGCCATCCTGGAAGATGATTCAGGAATCAACACCTCCATAACCGCGGTAGACCATGATATCATTGCGATTCTGGACGATGACAACAACAATCCTTACGTCCTGAATGACTATTATGAGACCGAGTTAGATAACTTTAAAAAGGGTAAAGTTAAGTTCCCATTCAGAGATTTGGAACCCGGATTACATACAATTAAATTTAAATGTTGGGATACATACAATAATCCATCAGAATCAACGTTAAGTTTTATTGTAGTCAATGACAACGACTTAATATTAAGTAATGTATTGAATTATCCGAATCCGTTCATCAATTATACCGAATTTTGGTTTAATCATAACAAACCAAACGAACCTTTAGACGTTCAGGTACAAATTTTTACGGTTTCTGGTAAACTCATAAAAACCCTTCACCGATCTGTGCAATCAGACGGGCTTCTCTCCAGAGATATATCCTGGGATGGTCTTGATGATTTCGGCAACAAAATTGGTAAGGGCGTTTATGTATACAAGCTTCATGTTAGATCTCAAATCACAACGGCGCAAGCCGAAAAATTTGAAAAACTTGTCATTTTACAATAA
- a CDS encoding carboxypeptidase-like regulatory domain-containing protein, which translates to MNRAPLLFFFLLSFLANGQENRKMISGKVLNDSIPLENVHVINKNSQKGTITNKLGHFKISVAVNDTLIISDIQFEERVILVNQGHILDKFLLINLLELTNELDEVIVRQYEDMSEELGLPNAGKKPLNKLERNLNHYSQKSTAVVVLQALLFKPGGIDDIYNIVSGNRKRDRKLKALIEQDEQDVRNLSFSKKLREQLQDDFFIDSVKIEIEHINAYINYCIPLGIVGLYDKGRMIEVIDILLKNKEAYFRSLNTIDE; encoded by the coding sequence ATGAATCGGGCTCCTCTTCTGTTCTTTTTTCTTCTTTCCTTTTTGGCCAATGGTCAGGAGAACCGGAAAATGATTTCAGGTAAAGTGTTAAACGACTCCATCCCACTGGAAAACGTTCATGTCATAAACAAAAATTCTCAGAAAGGAACAATCACCAACAAACTTGGACATTTTAAAATTTCGGTTGCCGTAAACGATACGCTGATCATTTCGGATATACAGTTTGAAGAGCGGGTCATCCTGGTCAACCAAGGCCACATTCTCGATAAGTTTCTATTGATCAACCTGCTTGAACTGACCAATGAACTCGATGAAGTCATTGTCAGGCAATATGAAGATATGTCCGAAGAACTAGGACTTCCCAATGCCGGTAAAAAGCCTTTGAACAAGCTTGAGCGCAACCTAAACCACTATAGTCAGAAAAGTACCGCAGTTGTCGTCTTACAGGCCCTGCTCTTTAAACCGGGAGGTATAGATGATATCTACAACATTGTTTCGGGCAACAGAAAAAGAGACAGAAAGTTAAAAGCCCTGATTGAACAGGATGAACAGGATGTACGAAACCTTAGCTTTTCAAAAAAACTCAGAGAACAATTACAAGATGATTTTTTCATCGATTCGGTAAAGATTGAGATTGAGCATATCAATGCCTACATCAATTATTGTATCCCCTTAGGGATAGTTGGCCTTTATGACAAGGGCAGAATGATCGAAGTAATCGATATTCTCCTTAAAAATAAAGAAGCGTATTTTAGATCCTTAAACACGATAGACGAATAG
- the pepE gene encoding dipeptidase PepE codes for MKNLIVASTSTLHGSSFLEYLLPELKDHFQQIKTLLFVPFARPGGISHDAYTNHVREGLKALKIEVKGLHEFKDQARAVEEAEGVFTGGGNTFVLLDELHRKNLIEPLARIIRNGVPYLGTSAGSNIVGPTVRSTNDMPIVHPKSLDALGLIPFNINPHYLDPDPDSKHKGETRETRIKEFHCFNDTPVIGLREGSWISVKGEQMKLKGSLSARVFIKNKVPFEAEPGYMFSQLS; via the coding sequence ATGAAAAACCTTATCGTTGCCAGTACTTCTACATTACACGGAAGTTCTTTTCTAGAATATTTACTACCTGAGCTAAAAGACCATTTTCAACAAATAAAAACCTTGTTGTTTGTTCCCTTCGCTCGTCCTGGTGGCATAAGCCATGACGCCTATACCAATCATGTCAGGGAAGGTTTGAAAGCTTTAAAAATAGAAGTAAAGGGCCTTCATGAATTTAAAGACCAGGCCAGGGCAGTGGAGGAGGCTGAAGGGGTTTTTACAGGAGGAGGAAATACGTTTGTTCTGCTCGATGAACTGCACCGAAAAAACCTGATCGAACCACTTGCCAGAATCATCAGGAATGGAGTGCCTTATCTTGGGACCAGTGCCGGGAGCAATATTGTGGGACCCACTGTAAGATCAACAAATGATATGCCCATTGTCCATCCGAAATCTCTTGATGCCTTGGGTCTAATACCATTTAATATTAATCCGCACTATCTGGATCCGGACCCTGATTCGAAGCATAAAGGAGAAACCAGAGAGACAAGGATTAAAGAATTTCATTGCTTTAACGATACTCCGGTAATTGGATTACGCGAAGGAAGCTGGATTTCGGTCAAAGGAGAACAAATGAAACTTAAAGGTAGTCTTTCAGCAAGGGTGTTCATAAAAAATAAGGTCCCCTTTGAAGCAGAACCGGGATATATGTTCAGTCAGTTATCCTGA
- the cdd gene encoding cytidine deaminase yields MHDHKITTDFTIFENIDELSSTQKKLLLKAIEIRDHAYAPYSRFSVGAAVLMENGEIFTGNNQENAAYPSGICAERVAIWTAMASLPQGRIKKIFISARSDKTVVDQPVAPCGACRQAIAEYETRQKENIEIFFTGEKGKIVKSNSIKDLLPWMFDNSMLS; encoded by the coding sequence ATGCACGATCATAAAATAACAACTGATTTCACGATTTTCGAAAATATCGATGAATTATCATCAACTCAAAAAAAGCTTCTTCTCAAGGCCATTGAAATAAGAGATCATGCATATGCCCCCTATTCCCGGTTTAGTGTAGGTGCTGCTGTTTTGATGGAAAACGGAGAAATCTTTACCGGAAACAATCAGGAAAATGCCGCATATCCTTCAGGAATTTGCGCAGAAAGGGTTGCAATTTGGACAGCAATGGCATCGCTTCCTCAGGGACGGATAAAAAAAATATTCATTTCGGCCCGATCAGATAAAACGGTTGTCGACCAGCCAGTTGCGCCATGTGGTGCGTGCAGACAGGCGATAGCCGAGTATGAAACCAGGCAGAAAGAGAATATCGAGATTTTCTTTACAGGTGAAAAAGGTAAAATCGTTAAATCTAATTCCATAAAAGATTTGTTACCATGGATGTTTGATAATTCCATGTTGTCCTGA